A genomic stretch from Empedobacter stercoris includes:
- a CDS encoding MFS transporter: MSVKLRLTIMSFLEFAVWGAYLTSMGNYLGSVGLGPKIGLFYAMQGIVSIFMPAIMGIVADRWIPVQRLLGLNHLLAAIFMFAAGYYGMTAGNNVDFTTIFTLYSVSVAFFMPTIALSNSTAYTILKQNNLDTIKAFPPIRTFGTIGFIVAMLFVNFSGFKDGVFGFNFSNDPTFVSFQSNYFQFFVSGVLGVVLFLFSFLLPNCPINKSSEKQSLSDAFGLKAFALFKDRKMAIFFIFSMLLGVSLQITNGYANPFITTFKDIPDYANTWGASNANALISLSQVSETLCILLIPFVLKRFGIKIVMLMAMVGWVLRFGLFGLGDPGPGVWMFILSMIVYGIAFDFFNVSGSLYVDKETDEEIRSSAQGVFMMMTNGFGATIGMLIAQYIVNHYVYSQTDLNLQLEGWRHSWFIFAGYALVVTILFAIVFKYKHNPNEVEEVKH; encoded by the coding sequence ATGTCTGTAAAGCTTAGACTTACAATCATGAGTTTCCTTGAGTTTGCGGTATGGGGAGCATACCTTACTTCGATGGGAAATTACTTAGGATCAGTTGGCTTAGGTCCAAAAATTGGTCTTTTTTACGCGATGCAAGGTATTGTATCAATTTTTATGCCCGCCATTATGGGTATTGTAGCGGATAGGTGGATTCCTGTACAACGTTTGTTGGGATTAAATCATTTATTAGCTGCTATTTTTATGTTTGCAGCAGGTTATTATGGAATGACAGCTGGAAACAATGTAGATTTTACGACGATCTTTACACTTTATTCAGTTAGTGTGGCGTTTTTTATGCCAACAATCGCCCTTTCTAACTCTACAGCTTATACAATTTTAAAACAAAATAATTTAGACACAATCAAAGCTTTTCCACCAATCAGAACGTTTGGTACAATTGGGTTTATTGTAGCGATGTTGTTTGTTAATTTTTCTGGATTTAAAGACGGTGTTTTTGGGTTTAATTTTTCAAATGATCCTACATTCGTTAGTTTTCAATCCAATTATTTTCAATTCTTTGTTTCAGGAGTTTTAGGAGTTGTATTGTTTCTATTTAGCTTTTTATTGCCAAACTGTCCTATAAACAAAAGTTCAGAAAAACAATCACTTTCAGATGCATTTGGCTTGAAGGCCTTTGCATTATTCAAAGATAGAAAGATGGCAATTTTCTTTATTTTTTCAATGTTGTTAGGGGTTTCATTGCAAATTACCAATGGATATGCAAATCCGTTTATTACAACTTTTAAGGATATTCCAGATTATGCTAATACATGGGGAGCAAGTAATGCTAATGCGTTAATTTCCTTGTCTCAGGTTTCTGAAACGTTGTGTATTCTGTTAATTCCATTCGTATTAAAACGTTTCGGAATTAAAATCGTTATGTTAATGGCAATGGTAGGCTGGGTGTTACGTTTTGGATTATTTGGATTAGGTGATCCAGGACCAGGTGTTTGGATGTTTATTCTATCTATGATTGTTTATGGAATCGCTTTCGATTTCTTTAATGTTTCAGGTTCATTATATGTTGACAAGGAAACAGATGAAGAGATTCGTTCCTCGGCACAAGGAGTTTTTATGATGATGACAAATGGATTTGGGGCAACAATAGGTATGTTGATTGCACAGTATATTGTCAATCATTATGTATATAGCCAAACAGATCTGAATTTGCAATTAGAAGGATGGAGGCATTCTTGGTTTATTTTTGCTGGATATGCTTTAGTTGTAACAATTTTATTTGCAATTGTGTTCAAGTACAAACACAATCCAAACGAAGTAGAAGAAGTTAAACACTAA
- a CDS encoding electron transfer flavoprotein subunit beta/FixA family protein produces the protein MKILVCISSVPDTTAKINFTADGKSFDKNGVQFVINPHDEFSLNKAVELQEKQGATVTILTVGDATVDPVMRKALAIGANDGIRIDADARDDFFVATQIAKAAKDGGFDLVLTGKESIDYNGGSVPGLVAAMLDYGFVNGCIGLDVEGSSAKAVREIDGGKETVEVVLPAVIAGQKGLVEESALRIPNMRGIMQARTKQINVVAAEATETKVEVVGYVKPAERGNVTLIDKDNVAELVRLLHEEAKVI, from the coding sequence ATGAAGATATTAGTTTGTATTAGTAGTGTACCAGATACTACAGCAAAAATCAACTTCACAGCTGACGGAAAATCATTTGATAAAAATGGGGTTCAGTTCGTTATTAACCCGCATGATGAATTTAGTTTAAATAAAGCAGTAGAATTACAAGAAAAACAAGGTGCTACTGTTACAATTTTAACGGTAGGTGATGCAACAGTAGATCCAGTTATGCGTAAAGCCTTAGCTATTGGTGCGAATGATGGAATTCGAATTGATGCTGATGCACGCGATGATTTCTTCGTTGCTACACAAATTGCAAAAGCTGCTAAAGACGGTGGTTTCGATTTGGTATTGACAGGAAAAGAATCAATTGATTACAACGGAGGTTCTGTACCAGGATTAGTTGCAGCAATGTTAGATTACGGTTTTGTAAACGGATGTATCGGTCTTGATGTAGAAGGTTCTTCTGCAAAAGCAGTTCGTGAAATTGACGGCGGAAAAGAAACCGTAGAAGTTGTTTTACCAGCTGTAATCGCAGGGCAAAAAGGTTTGGTAGAAGAATCAGCTTTACGTATTCCTAACATGCGTGGAATTATGCAAGCTCGTACAAAACAAATCAATGTTGTTGCTGCAGAAGCGACAGAAACAAAAGTTGAGGTTGTTGGTTATGTAAAACCTGCTGAAAGAGGTAATGTAACATTAATTGACAAAGACAACGTAGCAGAATTGGTAAGATTATTACACGAAGAAGCTAAAGTAATCTAA
- a CDS encoding bifunctional nuclease family protein: MDNLIRLNIKGISYSQTQTGAYALILEESVGGRKLPIIIGSFEAQSIALALEKDINPPRPLTHDLFVSLGKEFRLNVDSIYIYKLEDGVFYSNIVFLNEEGGRAEIDSRTSDAIALAVRFNAPIYAYENVVEKAGIHLDVIEEEENIRRAANNFEDDLDILAGLESDLSDINEYEGWTKSELEAEMEKAVKNEDYELAARLRDQIDNMEN, translated from the coding sequence ATGGACAATTTAATTAGATTAAATATTAAGGGAATTTCTTACAGTCAAACTCAAACCGGAGCCTATGCTTTGATTTTAGAGGAAAGTGTAGGAGGAAGAAAGTTGCCGATTATTATTGGGAGCTTCGAGGCACAGTCGATCGCATTAGCTTTAGAGAAAGATATTAATCCACCTCGTCCATTAACACACGATTTGTTTGTCTCGTTAGGAAAAGAATTTCGTTTGAATGTTGATTCAATTTATATTTATAAATTAGAAGATGGCGTTTTTTATTCGAATATTGTTTTTTTGAATGAAGAGGGAGGTCGTGCTGAAATAGATTCGAGAACATCTGATGCAATTGCATTAGCAGTTCGCTTCAATGCACCTATTTATGCCTACGAAAATGTTGTAGAAAAAGCTGGAATTCATTTGGACGTTATTGAAGAAGAAGAAAATATACGTCGCGCAGCAAATAACTTCGAAGATGATTTAGATATCTTAGCAGGTTTGGAAAGTGATTTGTCTGATATCAACGAATATGAAGGTTGGACAAAATCTGAGCTTGAAGCTGAGATGGAAAAAGCTGTGAAAAATGAAGATTACGAATTGGCAGCTCGCCTTCGTGATCAGATAGATAACATGGAAAACTAA
- a CDS encoding dihydrofolate reductase, with the protein MINIVVAKASNNVIGAKNNLIWHLPNDLKHFKNLTTGHPIIMGRKTFESLGRPLPNRTNIVVTRDLNWNADGILRVNSLANALEEARKINDEIDIIGGGNIYKQAMEFTDVLYVTEVHYEFDGDTYFPEIDLDEWEEVKREDFKKDEKHPYAYSFVTYNRIEK; encoded by the coding sequence ATGATAAACATTGTAGTAGCAAAAGCAAGTAACAACGTTATTGGCGCAAAAAATAATTTGATTTGGCATTTACCTAATGACTTGAAACATTTCAAAAATTTAACAACTGGACACCCTATCATTATGGGAAGAAAAACGTTTGAATCACTTGGACGTCCTTTACCTAATCGCACCAATATTGTCGTCACAAGAGATTTAAATTGGAATGCAGATGGAATTCTAAGAGTGAATTCTTTAGCAAATGCCTTAGAAGAAGCTCGAAAGATAAATGATGAGATTGATATAATTGGCGGTGGAAACATCTACAAACAAGCGATGGAATTTACAGATGTTTTATATGTAACAGAGGTTCATTATGAATTTGATGGTGACACTTATTTTCCAGAAATTGATTTGGATGAATGGGAAGAAGTAAAACGAGAAGATTTTAAGAAAGACGAAAAACACCCTTATGCTTATTCGTTTGTGACGTATAATAGAATTGAAAAATAA
- a CDS encoding electron transfer flavoprotein subunit alpha/FixB family protein → MAIFVYAESHDGKYKKAGLEAVSYAKATADVAGDTVTAIVFGNAAADELYQYGASKVVKVDNAALAKFDANSYAKALAEVAQGDVVVLPSTNEGATVAPVLAFKTGASLVTNVEKAPTAVSPFTVARKAFSGKGIETVAVSGKVVVTVLQNAFGAKENAVSGSEKSATVAVSDADVKVKVVSTEMASSDKIDLKEADIVVSAGRGMKGPENWGMIEDLAKVLGAATASSKPVADIGWRPHEEHVGQTGKAIAPNLYIAVGISGAIQHLAGVNGSKTIVVINNDPEAPFFKAADYGIVGDAFEIVPKLTEELKKYKGQA, encoded by the coding sequence ATGGCAATTTTTGTATACGCTGAGTCACACGACGGAAAATATAAAAAAGCAGGATTAGAAGCAGTTTCTTATGCTAAAGCTACTGCAGACGTTGCAGGAGATACTGTAACAGCAATCGTTTTCGGAAATGCTGCTGCTGACGAATTATATCAATATGGAGCATCTAAAGTAGTTAAAGTTGATAATGCAGCTTTAGCAAAATTTGATGCAAATTCTTATGCAAAAGCTTTGGCTGAAGTTGCTCAAGGAGATGTTGTGGTATTACCATCAACAAATGAAGGAGCAACGGTAGCACCAGTTTTAGCATTCAAAACAGGAGCGTCCTTAGTAACTAACGTAGAAAAAGCACCTACTGCAGTTTCTCCTTTTACAGTTGCACGCAAAGCATTTTCTGGTAAAGGAATCGAAACAGTTGCAGTTTCAGGAAAAGTAGTTGTAACAGTTTTGCAAAATGCTTTTGGAGCTAAAGAAAATGCAGTTTCAGGTTCAGAAAAGTCAGCTACAGTTGCAGTTTCTGATGCAGATGTAAAAGTAAAAGTTGTTTCAACAGAAATGGCTTCTTCTGATAAAATTGATTTGAAAGAAGCGGATATCGTAGTTTCTGCTGGCCGTGGAATGAAAGGTCCAGAAAACTGGGGAATGATCGAAGATTTAGCAAAAGTTTTAGGAGCGGCTACAGCTTCTTCTAAACCAGTTGCAGATATCGGCTGGAGACCTCACGAAGAACACGTAGGACAAACAGGTAAAGCAATTGCACCAAATCTATACATCGCAGTTGGTATTTCAGGTGCAATTCAGCACTTAGCTGGAGTAAACGGGTCTAAAACGATTGTTGTCATTAACAATGATCCAGAAGCACCTTTCTTTAAAGCTGCCGATTACGGAATAGTAGGTGACGCTTTTGAGATTGTACCTAAATTAACAGAAGAGTTAAAAAAATACAAAGGTCAAGCTTAA
- the tatC gene encoding twin-arginine translocase subunit TatC — protein MANNSTSNMSFLAHVGELRGHLVRSILSIIITSIAVALYWDELVEHVIMAPLKSNFRTFDIFNQFGELTGFGKIYTESFDISKDLTNLNPSGQITSQFFAIIVCGIIIAIPYIIFEIWRFVKPALKESERKYAGFTIFAVSFFFVLGVLFSYYLLLPLCTQFLFTYDPFGVGNTWTLPSYIDLFVQLLLSMGVMFLMPIFVYFLTSIGILTPTFLKEYRKHAFIVVLVIAAVITPNDVYSMVLVTIPLWLLYELSIIISQSVYKTQLKGKSNDLVKN, from the coding sequence ATGGCAAATAATTCAACATCGAATATGTCTTTTTTGGCTCATGTAGGTGAGTTAAGAGGACATTTGGTTCGTTCAATATTATCGATTATTATCACGTCAATTGCTGTTGCACTTTATTGGGACGAGTTGGTTGAGCATGTAATTATGGCTCCGCTGAAATCAAATTTTCGGACGTTTGACATTTTTAATCAATTTGGAGAATTAACAGGTTTTGGAAAAATCTATACAGAGTCATTCGATATCTCAAAAGATTTGACCAATCTTAACCCTTCAGGGCAAATTACCTCTCAATTTTTTGCTATTATAGTTTGCGGAATTATTATTGCTATTCCCTATATTATTTTCGAAATATGGCGATTTGTAAAACCAGCCTTAAAAGAATCAGAACGCAAATATGCTGGATTTACCATCTTTGCTGTTTCTTTTTTCTTTGTGTTGGGTGTGTTGTTTAGTTATTATTTATTATTGCCTTTATGTACACAATTTTTATTTACATATGACCCTTTTGGTGTAGGAAACACGTGGACTTTGCCAAGTTATATTGATTTATTTGTTCAATTATTATTATCGATGGGAGTCATGTTTTTAATGCCAATTTTTGTGTACTTCTTAACGAGTATTGGAATTTTAACTCCAACATTCTTAAAAGAGTATCGTAAACATGCTTTTATCGTTGTATTAGTGATTGCAGCAGTAATTACACCAAATGATGTATATAGTATGGTTTTAGTTACAATACCACTTTGGTTATTGTACGAATTGAGTATAATAATTTCACAATCAGTTTATAAAACTCAATTGAAAGGAAAAAGTAACGACTTAGTAAAGAATTAA